A window of Synechococcus sp. MEDNS5 contains these coding sequences:
- a CDS encoding DUF2079 domain-containing protein, producing the protein MKPPRQLWGLAVGLGLMGWGCSALRHGLLQSNAYDLGLFDQWVWLISKGLPPISSMEHVHVLADHGAWLLYGAGALYRLLPSVQWLLLTQALALSLTAIPIWWLAQQAGLTRYNCWLACGLWWLQPVVFNATLFDFHPETWAMPAFALALWAEREERPRLWLALLLVMLGARDGLVLVLGGMGLDLAWRQRWRWSAAVIGLAAGWLLMLSRWLYPWLRNGEGPKAAARMFSHLSGGPMQIFQSLDWSGGLQYLLLLCLPCIWLWRRRSLPTLLIALPLVLVNLLSGSASYRTLVHHYSLPLALVAVLAAVDGGLAKSRPRPRLSWSLIWATAFWLALAKPWFFTGPYLERITLQSDAAAATATVPADAGMLTTSYLVPHLSQRRQIAFPKKSFDGPLDAEGWTALLLHPSDPGWGSSQKVQQRLLNQAQRSDWDCRRWPSGLELCLAPGATSARPLAGESAG; encoded by the coding sequence ATGAAACCACCTCGCCAGCTCTGGGGTCTTGCCGTCGGTTTGGGTCTGATGGGCTGGGGCTGCAGCGCCCTGCGGCATGGCCTGCTGCAGAGCAACGCCTACGACCTGGGTCTGTTTGACCAGTGGGTCTGGCTGATCAGCAAGGGGTTGCCGCCGATCTCTTCGATGGAGCACGTTCACGTGCTGGCGGATCACGGCGCCTGGTTGTTGTATGGCGCTGGTGCGCTCTACCGACTGCTGCCATCGGTGCAGTGGCTACTGCTAACACAGGCCTTGGCGTTGAGCCTTACGGCAATCCCAATTTGGTGGCTGGCGCAGCAGGCTGGACTCACTAGATACAACTGTTGGCTGGCCTGCGGACTCTGGTGGCTGCAACCGGTGGTGTTCAACGCAACCCTTTTTGACTTTCACCCTGAGACCTGGGCGATGCCGGCCTTCGCCTTGGCCCTCTGGGCCGAACGGGAGGAGCGCCCGCGCCTCTGGCTGGCCCTGCTGCTGGTGATGCTGGGGGCCCGTGATGGGCTGGTGCTGGTGCTCGGCGGCATGGGGCTCGATTTGGCATGGCGCCAGCGCTGGCGGTGGAGTGCCGCCGTCATCGGACTGGCTGCGGGCTGGTTGCTGATGCTGAGTCGGTGGCTGTACCCCTGGCTGCGCAATGGCGAAGGCCCCAAGGCCGCCGCTCGCATGTTCAGCCATCTCAGCGGCGGACCAATGCAGATCTTTCAGAGCCTTGACTGGAGCGGAGGTCTTCAGTATCTACTGCTGCTCTGCCTGCCCTGCATCTGGCTCTGGCGACGGCGATCACTGCCGACTCTGCTGATCGCACTACCCCTAGTGCTGGTCAATTTGCTGTCGGGCTCCGCTAGCTACCGAACCCTTGTGCATCACTACAGCTTGCCTCTGGCGCTGGTCGCTGTGCTGGCGGCCGTTGATGGTGGGTTGGCAAAAAGCCGCCCGCGCCCGCGACTTTCCTGGAGCCTGATCTGGGCGACAGCCTTCTGGCTGGCCCTGGCCAAACCCTGGTTCTTCACAGGGCCCTATCTGGAACGCATCACTTTGCAAAGTGATGCGGCCGCAGCCACAGCCACCGTGCCAGCCGATGCCGGCATGCTCACCACCAGTTATCTCGTGCCTCACCTGAGTCAACGGCGCCAGATCGCCTTTCCTAAGAAAAGCTTTGATGGCCCGCTGGATGCAGAGGGCTGGACGGCTCTGCTTCTTCACCCAAGCGACCCCGGCTGGGGCTCTTCCCAAAAGGTGCAACAGCGATTGCTCAACCAAGCGCAGCGCAGCGATTGGGACTGCCGGCGGTGGCCTTCAGGCCTTGAATTGTGCCTTGCACCCGGCGCAACATCAGCGCGCCCCCTTGCTGGTGAATCAGCTGGCTAA
- a CDS encoding iron uptake porin, translating into MKLFQQLLVAPAALGLLAPLASDSMRPASATELNIDGVSEYTAKPRKARSSSSLDQVTSITQFSDVYPTDWAYQALSNLIERYGCVAGYPNGTYRGNRAMTRFEAAALLNACLDRVTEVTDELKRLMKEFEKELAILKGRVDGLEARVGELESTQFSTTTKMSGVATFVTGANTFGGDATVVGQYGISTKLDSNPNSPFFGVGSRKKMASVANQNLGAAVFNYDLKIDFDTSFTGKDLLRTRLRTGNFTNSAFGFSASSGIVSPFGGTYATASGLEVAFEEGPKANAVSIDRLFYQFPLGSDFTVTAGGYVRQDDMLAVWPSAYPSDTVLDFFTYAGAPGAYSLNLGPGAGIWWSNDGFSISANYVSSNGNFSAPSSVDANGDTTCDNAGGIATDCSAGTGTVQLAYAGSGWGLAAAYTYSSLNWGTVYESTGTPLATQVGLLGNSNNVAVSAWWEPENSGIIPSISIGWGLNSTNGDDESTLSGYEFDSATSQSWYVGLQWSDVFLEGNNAGLAVGQEAFVTGIDLSGTGTGLGSSSDAENSLARDGQYAWEFWYQFQVTDNISVTPALFYLSRPLGAATQGETFNQFGGLVKTSFKF; encoded by the coding sequence ATGAAACTTTTCCAGCAACTGCTGGTGGCACCTGCAGCCCTTGGTTTGTTGGCTCCGCTGGCATCCGATTCAATGCGCCCCGCTTCAGCCACCGAGCTGAACATCGACGGGGTTTCGGAGTACACGGCTAAGCCTCGTAAGGCTCGTTCCAGCTCCAGCCTGGACCAGGTCACCAGCATCACTCAGTTCTCCGATGTGTATCCCACTGATTGGGCGTACCAGGCACTGAGCAACCTGATCGAGCGCTACGGCTGCGTCGCTGGCTATCCCAACGGCACCTACCGTGGCAACCGGGCCATGACCCGCTTTGAAGCGGCTGCCCTGCTGAACGCCTGTCTCGACCGCGTCACCGAAGTGACCGACGAGCTCAAGCGCCTGATGAAGGAGTTCGAGAAGGAACTCGCCATCCTCAAGGGCCGCGTGGACGGTCTGGAAGCCCGCGTTGGCGAACTGGAATCTACCCAGTTCTCCACCACCACCAAGATGAGTGGTGTGGCCACCTTCGTGACCGGTGCTAATACCTTCGGCGGGGATGCCACCGTTGTTGGTCAATATGGCATTTCTACAAAGCTTGACTCCAACCCGAATTCTCCATTTTTTGGGGTGGGTAGTCGTAAGAAAATGGCCAGCGTTGCCAACCAAAATCTCGGCGCTGCTGTCTTTAACTACGATTTGAAAATTGATTTCGATACCAGTTTTACTGGTAAAGATCTGCTGCGTACCAGACTGCGTACTGGCAATTTCACCAATAGCGCTTTTGGCTTCAGTGCCAGCTCGGGAATTGTTAGTCCGTTTGGAGGAACCTACGCAACAGCTTCTGGTTTAGAGGTTGCCTTTGAAGAAGGCCCTAAGGCCAACGCGGTTTCAATTGATCGATTGTTCTATCAGTTCCCTCTTGGTAGTGATTTCACGGTTACAGCAGGTGGTTACGTCCGTCAGGACGACATGCTTGCGGTTTGGCCGAGTGCTTATCCGTCTGACACGGTTCTTGACTTCTTCACCTACGCAGGTGCTCCTGGCGCCTACAGCCTAAATCTTGGACCTGGTGCCGGTATTTGGTGGAGCAACGACGGCTTCAGCATCAGTGCCAACTATGTGTCGAGCAACGGCAATTTTTCGGCTCCCAGCTCAGTTGATGCGAATGGCGATACCACCTGTGATAACGCTGGTGGAATCGCTACTGATTGTTCTGCCGGTACAGGAACAGTTCAGCTTGCATACGCTGGTAGTGGCTGGGGACTGGCTGCCGCTTATACCTACAGTTCTTTGAACTGGGGCACTGTTTATGAGTCAACAGGTACCCCTCTGGCTACACAGGTTGGATTGCTGGGCAACAGCAACAATGTTGCCGTCAGCGCTTGGTGGGAGCCTGAGAATTCCGGAATCATTCCCTCAATCAGTATTGGTTGGGGCCTGAATTCGACCAATGGGGACGACGAGTCAACCTTGTCTGGTTATGAGTTCGATTCTGCGACCTCCCAGTCTTGGTACGTCGGTCTCCAATGGAGTGATGTGTTCCTCGAGGGCAACAACGCTGGATTGGCTGTTGGTCAAGAGGCATTTGTCACTGGTATCGACCTCTCTGGTACAGGAACTGGACTTGGATCTTCTTCCGACGCTGAGAATTCATTAGCTCGCGATGGCCAGTACGCCTGGGAATTCTGGTATCAGTTCCAGGTCACCGACAATATCTCGGTCACACCTGCGCTCTTCTACCTCAGCCGCCCTTTGGGTGCAGCAACTCAGGGTGAAACCTTCAATCAGTTCGGCGGTCTGGTGAAGACCTCCTTCAAGTTCTGA
- a CDS encoding glycosyltransferase family 39 protein, with protein sequence MLWLLTLALWLPGLGNLPLRDWDEGRVATVARSTTNLLPMKWQQAYLNKPPGLHAPIGQLIRSHGENETLVRLLPALLSSLAVPLIVLLRRALGGAHKNRKALLAGVVLMTLLPMARHGRLAMLDGTLVSCSLLLWWGWVRSREQPLRALAAGVAGSGVLLLKPPALLGLALIALIVGGRSSWPRWRGWITLVLGLLPGLAWHLWHWSVRGSDALLMWGGQGLARLTSSIGDGHGWWTPWVEVLEGGWPWLLLLPIGLRWAWGHRRQSAGRWELGLFIGSAALVLPLRTQLPWYSHLLWPPLALLCAEGLTQLLDSGAPHWVTRCWQALGFGLSLAGLGTLVIREPQLPGLSLLLAGFGLLLGGQVIRHPQPQRRRRGLGILVIAWSLALLALWHSRLWLWELNESWDPRPVAAQVRALPANASVWLQGPTRPSLGWYAGRNLQRYRKSESPETPFWLVSNKRMPGCLLNHDPVAGDWKLWRCQ encoded by the coding sequence TTGCTCTGGCTGCTCACGCTCGCACTCTGGTTGCCGGGACTTGGCAACCTGCCGCTGCGCGACTGGGACGAAGGACGGGTTGCCACCGTGGCCCGCTCCACCACAAACTTGCTGCCGATGAAATGGCAGCAGGCCTACCTCAACAAACCTCCCGGTCTCCATGCACCAATCGGGCAACTGATCCGCAGCCACGGCGAGAACGAAACCTTGGTGCGTCTGTTGCCCGCCCTTCTTTCCAGCCTGGCAGTGCCGCTGATCGTTCTGCTGCGCAGGGCTCTGGGTGGTGCTCACAAAAACCGCAAGGCCCTACTCGCTGGCGTGGTTTTGATGACCCTCCTCCCGATGGCACGTCACGGTCGGCTGGCAATGCTGGATGGAACTCTTGTGAGTTGCAGCCTGCTGCTCTGGTGGGGCTGGGTCAGGTCCCGAGAGCAACCGTTAAGAGCCCTCGCTGCAGGAGTTGCCGGCAGTGGCGTGCTGCTTTTGAAACCGCCGGCGCTGCTGGGATTGGCCCTGATCGCTCTGATCGTGGGTGGCCGCAGCAGCTGGCCTCGCTGGCGTGGCTGGATCACCCTGGTTTTAGGGCTCCTGCCAGGTTTGGCCTGGCATCTCTGGCACTGGAGTGTGCGAGGCAGCGATGCACTGCTGATGTGGGGCGGGCAGGGACTGGCTCGCCTGACGAGCAGCATCGGCGATGGCCATGGCTGGTGGACCCCGTGGGTGGAAGTGCTCGAAGGGGGCTGGCCCTGGCTTCTGCTGCTCCCCATTGGACTGCGCTGGGCCTGGGGACACCGGCGACAGAGCGCCGGACGCTGGGAGCTTGGGCTGTTCATCGGCAGTGCCGCACTGGTGCTGCCGCTACGCACCCAGTTGCCCTGGTACAGCCACCTCCTCTGGCCTCCGCTTGCCTTGCTCTGCGCCGAGGGGCTGACTCAATTGCTCGACTCCGGTGCGCCCCACTGGGTGACCCGGTGCTGGCAGGCCCTCGGCTTTGGACTGAGCCTGGCTGGATTGGGCACGCTGGTAATCCGCGAGCCGCAACTGCCGGGCCTGAGCCTGCTTCTGGCGGGGTTCGGACTGTTGTTAGGAGGTCAAGTCATCAGACATCCCCAGCCCCAGCGACGACGACGAGGGCTGGGGATCCTGGTGATCGCCTGGAGCCTGGCGCTGCTGGCTCTTTGGCACAGCCGCCTTTGGTTGTGGGAGCTGAATGAAAGCTGGGATCCACGACCTGTGGCCGCCCAAGTGCGGGCGCTGCCGGCCAATGCGTCCGTTTGGCTTCAAGGTCCCACCCGGCCATCCCTTGGCTGGTACGCAGGTCGTAATTTGCAGCGTTACCGCAAAAGCGAATCACCCGAGACGCCCTTCTGGCTTGTGAGCAATAAGCGGATGCCTGGCTGTTTACTAAATCATGACCCGGTCGCAGGCGACTGGAAGCTGTGGCGATGCCAATGA
- a CDS encoding J domain-containing protein: MPNTLDPYAVLEVCSTATQAELKASYRRLVKQHHPDAGGSEERILALNAAWEQLGDPESRRAFDRSSRPEQAARDEARARGARNARASQAARRASGRSTSADQDLADWLKKVYAPIDRLLGQVINPFAAELRALSADPYDDALMEAFCTYLEQSRSRLDKVKTLFQSIPTPASARGFGLSIYHCFSQVEDAVNELERYTMGYVDSYLHDGREMIREARQRRKRLQDERRRLEIG; the protein is encoded by the coding sequence ATGCCCAACACTCTGGATCCCTACGCTGTGCTCGAGGTGTGTTCCACGGCGACCCAGGCTGAACTCAAGGCCTCTTACAGGCGCCTGGTGAAGCAGCACCACCCCGATGCCGGTGGGTCAGAGGAAAGAATCCTGGCGCTGAATGCCGCCTGGGAGCAACTGGGGGATCCAGAGAGTCGTCGCGCCTTCGATCGGAGCAGCAGACCTGAGCAGGCAGCGAGGGACGAGGCCAGGGCTCGCGGGGCCCGCAATGCTCGTGCCAGTCAGGCGGCACGTCGGGCCAGTGGTCGTTCAACAAGCGCGGATCAGGATCTTGCTGATTGGTTGAAGAAGGTCTACGCCCCGATCGACCGCTTGCTCGGCCAGGTGATCAATCCCTTCGCCGCAGAACTCCGGGCTTTGTCGGCCGATCCCTACGACGATGCCTTGATGGAGGCGTTCTGTACTTACCTCGAACAGAGCCGAAGCCGGCTCGATAAGGTCAAGACCCTGTTTCAATCCATCCCAACACCGGCTTCGGCCCGAGGCTTCGGGCTGAGCATCTACCACTGTTTCTCGCAGGTGGAGGATGCGGTGAATGAGCTCGAGCGCTACACGATGGGCTACGTGGACAGTTACCTCCATGACGGACGGGAGATGATCCGCGAAGCCAG
- a CDS encoding iron uptake porin — MKLFQQLLVAPAALGLLAPMAANATELNINGVSDYAESGEQVTSITQFSDVYPTDWAYQALSNLIERYGCVAGYPNGTYRGNRAMTRFEAAALLNACLDRVTEVTDELKRLMKEFEKELAILKGRVDGLEARVGELEATQFTTTTKLKGQTTFVTGAVTAGGDNGSKYIYDTSATYFSDSDGTIKEVGKVQRSNRNTVFNKNGTQGGANAYNRNYGAFTFNYDQRLKLNTSFTGKDLLVARLRTGNFTKSGNGNAFGGSGVNLTALDIATDSGVPGAQNIVTLDRLFYKFPVGKEFTVIAGALARNTESIALWPSVYNKGATKILDWTALMGTSAVYNKEVGQLIGAYWKQKVDKGQNAFSVSINYTADDDNGNETDPTSGGFMTGNSQASFLAQIGYAGPQWGVAFGYRYGQCESGNGYRRGTEFAKFDGTWNNQCSYQPRENVTINGTEYNVPKGSVNSDGDYVLDAAKRSGASTNSYALNAYWQPENSGFIPSISVGWGINQNTTENKIGGSPVSSQSWMVGLKWDDVFLKGNDLGFGFGQPVFATGLEGCEGKRSDERQACGDTPFDGNYVFELFYNFQVTDNIKVTPAIFYLSRPMGQNTRRLVENGTGYDGQFNVFGGLIQTTFKF; from the coding sequence ATGAAACTCTTCCAGCAACTGCTGGTGGCACCTGCAGCCCTGGGCCTTCTGGCTCCCATGGCCGCCAACGCCACTGAGCTGAACATCAACGGTGTGTCCGACTACGCCGAGTCCGGCGAGCAGGTCACCAGCATCACTCAGTTCTCCGATGTGTATCCCACTGATTGGGCGTACCAGGCACTGAGCAACCTGATCGAGCGCTACGGCTGCGTCGCTGGCTATCCCAACGGCACCTACCGCGGCAACCGGGCCATGACCCGCTTTGAAGCGGCTGCCCTGCTGAACGCCTGTCTCGACCGCGTCACCGAAGTGACCGACGAGCTCAAGCGCCTGATGAAGGAGTTCGAGAAGGAACTCGCCATCCTCAAGGGCCGCGTGGACGGTCTGGAAGCCCGCGTTGGCGAACTGGAAGCCACCCAGTTCACCACCACCACCAAGCTGAAGGGTCAAACCACCTTCGTGACCGGTGCTGTGACCGCCGGTGGTGACAATGGTTCCAAGTACATCTACGACACCAGCGCCACCTACTTCAGCGACAGCGACGGCACGATCAAAGAGGTCGGCAAGGTTCAGCGCTCGAACCGCAACACCGTCTTCAATAAGAACGGAACTCAAGGTGGAGCCAACGCCTACAACCGCAACTATGGCGCCTTCACCTTCAACTACGACCAGCGCCTGAAGCTGAACACCAGCTTCACCGGTAAGGACCTGCTGGTTGCCCGTCTGCGTACCGGTAACTTCACCAAGAGCGGCAACGGCAACGCTTTCGGTGGCTCGGGAGTGAATCTCACTGCCCTTGATATTGCGACCGACTCTGGTGTGCCCGGTGCTCAAAATATCGTCACCCTTGATCGTCTGTTTTATAAGTTCCCAGTCGGCAAAGAGTTCACTGTGATTGCTGGTGCGCTTGCTCGTAACACCGAATCGATTGCGCTTTGGCCTTCTGTTTACAACAAAGGTGCAACCAAAATTCTCGACTGGACGGCCCTGATGGGCACCAGTGCTGTTTACAACAAGGAAGTTGGTCAGCTAATCGGTGCTTACTGGAAGCAGAAGGTTGATAAGGGTCAGAACGCATTCAGCGTTTCGATCAACTACACAGCAGATGATGACAACGGCAACGAAACCGATCCCACCAGCGGTGGTTTCATGACGGGTAATTCCCAGGCCAGCTTCCTGGCTCAGATCGGTTACGCCGGTCCTCAGTGGGGTGTTGCTTTCGGTTATCGCTATGGGCAGTGTGAAAGCGGTAATGGATACCGTCGTGGCACCGAGTTCGCCAAGTTTGATGGCACCTGGAACAACCAGTGCTCGTATCAGCCTCGTGAAAACGTCACCATCAACGGCACTGAGTACAACGTTCCTAAGGGCAGCGTTAACTCCGATGGAGACTACGTTCTTGATGCAGCCAAGCGCTCTGGTGCTTCCACCAACAGCTATGCGCTGAACGCCTACTGGCAGCCTGAGAACTCTGGTTTCATCCCCTCCATCTCCGTGGGCTGGGGCATCAACCAGAACACCACCGAGAACAAGATCGGTGGATCACCTGTCAGCAGCCAGAGCTGGATGGTGGGCCTGAAGTGGGACGACGTGTTCCTGAAGGGCAACGACCTCGGCTTCGGCTTCGGTCAGCCCGTCTTCGCAACCGGTCTTGAAGGCTGTGAAGGCAAGCGCAGTGACGAGCGTCAAGCCTGTGGCGACACTCCTTTCGATGGCAACTACGTCTTCGAACTGTTCTACAACTTCCAGGTCACCGACAACATCAAGGTCACCCCTGCGATCTTCTACCTGTCCCGCCCCATGGGTCAGAACACAAGGCGCCTGGTGGAGAACGGCACCGGTTACGACGGTCAGTTCAACGTGTTCGGCGGTCTGATCCAGACCACCTTCAAGTTCTGA
- the cysK gene encoding cysteine synthase A translates to MAIAPDITALVGRTPMVRLNRLPKAWGCTAEIVAKLESFNPTASVKDRIAGAMVEAAESAGTIAPERTVLVEPTSGNTGIALAMVAAARGYRLILTMPDTMSTERRAMLRAYGAELQLTPGMEGMQGAIERARELVKEIPGSYLLQQFDNPANPAVHAASTAEEIWADTEGALDVLVAGVGTGGTITGCARVLKERQPKLSVIAVEPAASPVLAGGVAGPHRLQGIGAGFIPPVLEMDLIDEIIAVGDDEAMDVGRRLAREEGLLCGVSSGAAVAAALRLGQRPGMESRRIVVILASFGERYLSTPMFSAAAPLPARRDAQL, encoded by the coding sequence ATGGCGATTGCCCCAGACATCACAGCCCTTGTGGGACGTACTCCCATGGTGCGGCTTAATCGCTTGCCCAAGGCCTGGGGATGCACCGCTGAAATCGTGGCCAAGTTGGAAAGCTTCAATCCCACGGCGTCGGTGAAGGATCGGATTGCCGGCGCCATGGTGGAGGCGGCTGAAAGCGCAGGCACCATTGCACCCGAGCGGACAGTTCTGGTGGAGCCCACCAGTGGCAACACCGGAATCGCCTTGGCGATGGTGGCAGCGGCCCGTGGTTATCGGCTGATTCTCACGATGCCCGACACGATGAGTACCGAACGCAGGGCCATGCTCAGGGCCTATGGGGCTGAGCTGCAGCTCACACCAGGGATGGAGGGCATGCAAGGGGCCATTGAGCGGGCGCGGGAGCTGGTGAAGGAGATCCCCGGTTCCTATCTCCTCCAGCAGTTCGACAATCCAGCGAACCCTGCGGTGCATGCTGCATCCACGGCAGAAGAGATTTGGGCTGATACCGAGGGTGCCTTGGATGTTTTGGTCGCTGGTGTTGGTACCGGGGGGACCATCACCGGTTGCGCCAGGGTGCTGAAAGAGCGCCAACCCAAGCTTTCGGTGATCGCCGTGGAACCCGCTGCCAGTCCGGTATTGGCGGGGGGCGTTGCCGGACCCCATCGTCTGCAGGGAATCGGCGCTGGCTTCATTCCTCCTGTTTTGGAGATGGATTTGATCGATGAGATCATCGCGGTTGGCGACGATGAGGCCATGGACGTCGGTCGTCGTCTTGCTCGGGAAGAGGGTCTGCTTTGCGGGGTAAGCAGTGGCGCCGCGGTGGCTGCTGCGCTACGGCTGGGGCAACGCCCGGGCATGGAGAGCAGGCGCATCGTGGTGATCCTCGCCAGTTTTGGAGAGCGCTATCTCTCCACACCGATGTTCAGCGCCGCGGCGCCGCTTCCGGCACGCCGGGACGCTCAGCTGTGA
- a CDS encoding iron uptake porin, whose translation MKLFQQLLVAPAALGLLAPLASDSMRPASATELNIDGVSEYTAKPRKARSSSSLDQVTSITQFSDVYPTDWAYQALSNLIERYGCVAGYPNGTYRGNRAMTRFEAAALLNACLDRVTEVTDELKRLMKEFEKELAILKGRVDGLEARVGELESTQFSTTTKLKGQTTFVTGAVTAGGDNGSKYIYDTSATYFSDSDGTIKEVGKVQRSNRNTVFNKNGTQGGANAYNRNYGAFTFNYDQRLKLNTSFTGKDLLVARLRTGNFTKSGNGNAFGGSGVNLTALDIATDSGVQDEKANIVTLDRLFYKFPVGKEFTVIAGALARNTESIALWPSVYNKGASKILDWTALMGTSGVYNKETGQLVGAYWKQKVDKGQNAFSVSVNYVADDGDGNETDPTKGGFMTSNSQASFLAQIGYAGPQWGVAFGYRYGQCDSGNGYRRGTSFAKTGNWNNECSYQPRENVTINGTEYNVPKGSVNSDGDYVLDAAKRSGASTNSYALNAYWQPENSGFIPSISVGWGINQNTTENKIGGSPVSSQSWMVGLKWDDVFLKGNDLGFGFGQPVFATGLEGCEGKRSDERQACGDTPFDGNYVFELFYNFQVTDNIKVTPAIFYLSRPMGQNTRRLVENGTGYDGQFNVFGGLIQTTFKF comes from the coding sequence ATGAAACTTTTCCAGCAACTGCTGGTGGCACCTGCAGCCCTTGGTTTGTTGGCTCCGCTGGCATCCGATTCAATGCGCCCCGCTTCAGCCACCGAGCTGAACATCGACGGGGTTTCGGAGTACACGGCTAAGCCTCGTAAGGCTCGTTCCAGCTCCAGCCTGGACCAGGTCACCAGCATCACTCAGTTCTCCGATGTGTATCCCACTGATTGGGCGTACCAGGCACTGAGCAACCTGATCGAGCGCTACGGCTGCGTCGCTGGCTATCCCAACGGCACCTACCGTGGCAACCGGGCCATGACCCGCTTTGAAGCGGCTGCCCTGCTGAACGCCTGTCTCGACCGCGTCACCGAAGTGACCGACGAGCTCAAGCGCCTGATGAAGGAGTTCGAGAAGGAACTCGCCATCCTCAAGGGCCGCGTGGACGGTCTGGAAGCCCGCGTTGGCGAACTGGAATCTACCCAGTTCTCCACCACCACCAAGCTGAAGGGTCAAACCACCTTCGTGACCGGTGCTGTGACCGCCGGTGGTGACAATGGTTCCAAGTACATCTACGACACCAGCGCCACCTACTTCAGCGACAGCGACGGCACGATCAAAGAGGTCGGCAAGGTTCAGCGCTCGAACCGCAACACCGTCTTCAATAAGAACGGAACTCAAGGTGGAGCCAACGCCTACAACCGCAACTATGGCGCCTTCACCTTCAACTACGACCAGCGCCTGAAGCTGAACACCAGCTTCACCGGTAAGGACCTGCTGGTTGCCCGTCTGCGTACCGGTAACTTCACCAAGAGCGGCAACGGCAACGCCTTCGGCGGCTCGGGAGTGAACCTGACCGCTCTCGACATCGCCACCGATTCCGGTGTGCAGGACGAGAAGGCCAACATCGTCACCCTCGACCGTTTGTTCTACAAATTCCCGGTTGGCAAAGAGTTCACCGTGATCGCCGGTGCACTGGCTCGTAACACCGAGTCCATTGCTCTCTGGCCTTCTGTTTACAACAAGGGTGCCTCCAAGATTCTCGACTGGACTGCTCTGATGGGCACCAGCGGTGTTTACAACAAGGAGACCGGACAACTGGTCGGTGCCTACTGGAAGCAGAAGGTCGACAAGGGCCAGAATGCTTTCAGCGTGTCTGTCAACTACGTTGCTGACGACGGCGACGGTAATGAAACCGACCCCACCAAGGGTGGTTTCATGACCAGCAACTCCCAGGCCAGCTTCCTGGCTCAGATCGGTTACGCCGGTCCTCAGTGGGGTGTTGCTTTCGGTTATCGCTATGGCCAGTGCGACAGCGGCAACGGCTATCGCCGCGGCACCTCGTTTGCCAAGACCGGCAATTGGAACAACGAGTGCTCGTATCAGCCTCGTGAAAACGTCACCATCAACGGCACTGAGTACAACGTTCCTAAGGGCAGCGTTAACTCCGATGGAGACTACGTTCTTGATGCAGCCAAGCGCTCTGGTGCTTCCACCAACAGCTATGCGCTGAACGCCTACTGGCAGCCTGAGAACTCTGGTTTCATCCCCTCCATCTCCGTGGGCTGGGGCATCAACCAGAACACCACCGAGAACAAGATCGGTGGATCACCTGTCAGCAGCCAGAGCTGGATGGTGGGCCTGAAGTGGGACGACGTGTTCCTGAAGGGCAACGACCTCGGCTTCGGCTTCGGTCAGCCCGTCTTCGCAACCGGTCTTGAAGGCTGTGAAGGCAAGCGCAGTGACGAGCGTCAAGCCTGTGGCGACACTCCTTTCGATGGCAACTACGTCTTCGAACTGTTCTACAACTTCCAGGTCACCGACAACATCAAGGTCACCCCTGCGATCTTCTACCTGTCCCGCCCCATGGGTCAGAACACAAGGCGCCTGGTGGAGAACGGCACCGGTTACGACGGTCAGTTCAACGTGTTCGGCGGTCTGATCCAGACCACCTTCAAGTTCTGA